In one window of Sphingomonas glaciei DNA:
- a CDS encoding alpha/beta fold hydrolase → MRDLALGFSVAVMAAAPAAAQRSVLVAAEPVVNTPSGMQAWKIRYLSRDDRGVQRELTGMVVAPREAIPARPRRVLAWTHGTWGAAQQCAPSASPRFFELTPALDAVRNGYVVVAPDYPGLGKPGPHPYLVGTVTARSVLDAVRAAQGIAGAAAGSSYAVWGESQGGHAALWTGQLQGVDGAGLSLVGVAAGAPPTDLAANLRQASDASARAFLTALATDSWSKYYQVPLRLGRARTPGIIQRMARNCVSVDSTPKLGALLGILALRQDLAKVDLGRTPPWSSYAAANSTSPVSRVPVLFAQTQGDPLVAPAVTRAFARRMCANRVRVRWIDLPGKDHATTAKQSAAATLAWIDQRFAGAQAPDDCGRF, encoded by the coding sequence ATGCGCGATCTTGCACTTGGATTCAGCGTGGCGGTGATGGCGGCGGCTCCGGCGGCGGCGCAGCGAAGCGTTCTGGTGGCGGCGGAGCCGGTGGTGAATACGCCAAGCGGTATGCAGGCGTGGAAGATCCGCTATCTCAGCCGTGACGACCGGGGGGTGCAGCGCGAGCTGACCGGGATGGTGGTCGCCCCCCGCGAGGCGATCCCGGCGCGGCCCCGGCGGGTGCTGGCCTGGACCCACGGCACCTGGGGCGCCGCCCAGCAATGCGCGCCGTCGGCCAGCCCGCGCTTCTTCGAGCTGACGCCCGCGCTGGACGCGGTCCGCAATGGCTATGTCGTGGTAGCGCCCGATTACCCTGGGCTTGGCAAACCCGGGCCGCATCCGTATCTGGTCGGCACGGTGACTGCCCGCTCGGTTCTTGACGCGGTGCGGGCGGCCCAGGGCATTGCCGGCGCCGCGGCGGGTAGCAGCTATGCGGTGTGGGGCGAAAGCCAGGGTGGCCATGCCGCCTTGTGGACCGGCCAGTTGCAGGGCGTCGATGGCGCAGGCCTCAGCCTGGTTGGGGTTGCCGCGGGCGCGCCGCCGACCGACCTTGCCGCCAATCTGCGCCAGGCGAGCGACGCCAGCGCGCGGGCCTTTCTGACCGCGCTCGCGACCGACAGCTGGAGCAAATATTACCAGGTGCCGCTGCGGCTGGGACGGGCGCGGACGCCGGGGATCATTCAGCGGATGGCGCGCAATTGCGTGAGCGTCGATTCGACGCCGAAGCTTGGCGCACTTCTGGGGATCTTGGCGCTGCGGCAGGACCTGGCGAAAGTCGACCTGGGGCGCACGCCGCCGTGGTCGTCTTATGCCGCGGCCAACAGCACCAGCCCGGTCAGCCGGGTGCCGGTGCTGTTTGCGCAGACGCAGGGCGATCCGCTGGTCGCGCCGGCGGTGACCCGGGCGTTCGCGCGGCGGATGTGCGCCAACCGGGTGCGGGTGAGGTGGATCGACCTGCCGGGCAAGGATCACGCGACCACGGCCAAGCAGAGCGCGGCGGCGACGCTGGCGTGGATCGACCAAAGATTCGCGGGTGCCCAGGCGCCGGACGATTGTGGGCGTTTCTGA
- the nadA gene encoding quinolinate synthase NadA, which produces MTAPLRPPVGTDLLAEIQRLKEERNAVILAHYYQKPELQDLADFVGDSLDLSRKAAATDADVIAFCGVRFMAETAKILSPQKTVILPDMDAGCSLEDSCPPDQFAAFRAAHPDHIALTYINCSAAVKAQSDIIVTSSSADAILAQIPKDQKIIFGPDRHLGGYLARKTGREMLLWPGICIVHQAFSETELLKLKAQYPGAPVAAHPECPPHIIDHSDHVGSTRSILDFAIASPAEVILVATEPHIIHQMEKAAPDKTFIGVPGGDGNCNCNMCPYMALNTLEKLYVALRDLEPRIELEPELMDRARVPLERMLEMAGRTVGQGDVGRPIVPFRAEGEQLSGD; this is translated from the coding sequence ATGACCGCACCTCTCCGTCCCCCCGTCGGCACCGACCTCCTGGCCGAAATCCAGCGCCTCAAGGAGGAGCGGAACGCCGTCATCCTCGCGCATTACTACCAGAAGCCCGAGCTTCAGGACCTGGCGGACTTCGTCGGAGACAGCCTCGACCTCAGCCGCAAGGCCGCGGCGACAGACGCCGACGTGATCGCCTTCTGCGGCGTCCGCTTCATGGCTGAGACGGCGAAGATCCTGTCACCGCAAAAGACGGTGATCCTGCCCGACATGGACGCCGGCTGCAGCCTCGAGGACAGCTGCCCGCCCGATCAGTTCGCGGCCTTCCGCGCCGCCCATCCGGATCATATCGCGCTGACCTACATCAACTGCTCGGCCGCGGTGAAGGCGCAGAGCGACATCATCGTCACCTCGTCCAGCGCCGACGCCATCCTCGCCCAGATCCCCAAGGACCAGAAGATCATCTTCGGCCCCGACCGCCACCTCGGCGGCTATCTCGCGCGCAAGACCGGGCGCGAGATGCTGCTGTGGCCGGGCATCTGCATCGTCCACCAAGCCTTCTCCGAGACCGAGCTGCTGAAGCTGAAGGCGCAATATCCGGGCGCCCCGGTCGCCGCGCACCCCGAATGCCCGCCGCACATCATCGATCATAGCGACCATGTCGGCAGCACCCGCTCGATCCTCGACTTCGCCATCGCTTCACCGGCCGAGGTGATCCTGGTCGCGACCGAGCCTCACATCATCCACCAGATGGAAAAGGCTGCTCCGGACAAGACCTTCATCGGCGTCCCCGGCGGCGACGGCAACTGCAACTGCAACATGTGCCCCTACATGGCGCTCAACACCCTGGAAAAGCTCTACGTCGCCCTGCGCGACCTCGAGCCGCGGATCGAGCTCGAGCCCGAGCTGATGGACCGCGCCCGCGTGCCCCTGGAGCGCATGCTGGAAATGGCCGGCCGCACCGTCGGACAAGGGGACGTCGGCCGCCCGATCGTCCCCTTCCGCGCCGAGGGCGAACAGCTCAGCGGCGATTGA
- a CDS encoding MBL fold metallo-hydrolase — MPVGRGSVTAAAVTHTPGILYPLGDGLARLLAPNPSPFTGEGTWLHLIGTERLAIVDPGPADPVHLDALVEAIAGRPVEAILVTHTHRDHSPAAAPLSERLGAPVWGCAPLVVPGNQEAGFDTSYAPDRILTDGETIELAGAAFETVHTPGHTSNHLCFAWGHRLFSGDHVMGWSTTVVIPPDGHMGAYMASLQKLQARTETLYHPAHGEPVEDPQRLLRGMLTHRVQRERQLLRLIGEAPAPLADLTLRAYPALDPRLRPAAEATALAHLITLEERGAVTCVGGTWKV; from the coding sequence TTGCCCGTCGGGCGTGGCTCTGTCACTGCCGCGGCGGTGACCCACACGCCCGGCATCCTCTATCCCCTCGGGGACGGCCTTGCCCGCCTGCTCGCGCCCAATCCTTCGCCCTTCACCGGCGAGGGCACCTGGTTGCACCTGATCGGCACCGAGCGGCTCGCCATTGTCGATCCCGGTCCGGCCGACCCGGTCCATCTCGATGCGCTGGTCGAAGCCATCGCCGGCCGCCCGGTCGAGGCGATCCTCGTCACCCATACCCACCGTGACCACAGCCCGGCTGCCGCGCCCTTGTCCGAACGGCTGGGAGCACCCGTCTGGGGTTGCGCGCCGCTGGTCGTCCCCGGCAATCAGGAAGCCGGCTTCGACACCAGCTATGCGCCCGATCGCATCCTCACCGATGGCGAGACGATCGAGCTTGCGGGCGCGGCCTTCGAAACCGTTCACACCCCCGGTCACACCTCCAACCACCTGTGCTTCGCGTGGGGGCACCGGCTGTTCAGCGGCGACCATGTGATGGGCTGGTCGACCACCGTCGTCATCCCGCCCGACGGCCACATGGGTGCCTATATGGCCAGCCTCCAGAAGCTGCAGGCCCGCACCGAAACGCTCTATCACCCCGCCCATGGCGAACCGGTCGAGGACCCCCAGCGCCTGCTGCGCGGCATGCTGACCCACCGCGTCCAGCGTGAGCGACAATTGCTGCGCCTGATTGGAGAGGCCCCCGCGCCACTCGCAGACCTGACACTGCGCGCCTATCCGGCGCTCGACCCCCGCCTGCGCCCCGCCGCCGAAGCGACCGCACTCGCGCACCTCATCACCTTGGAGGAGCGCGGGGCCGTTACCTGCGTTGGCGGCACATGGAAGGTTTGA
- a CDS encoding glycosyltransferase, with product MNADFPPPAADRPLLLCDLTQSWSAVGGGVGTYLRAKRAHIVANTPHTHLMILPAASDAIEESDGGRAITVWLKSPSVPFSPNYRLLLRNGAVRKALASYRPDVIECQDAYNLPWAATAHRKAHPGTALVAGYMTDFPNVYAERPISKALGSTIGRAAGKLCYDYCGKLYRQFDCVYALSEAGGGHLLRSLGVEDVQILPLGVDLADFGPDRRDPELRRSLGLSDDQPLLIYVGRMDIEKRPDIIVEAFRTLPESVGARIVLLGQGPQKEEFEALGDPRIITPGFVTDRATLARYLASADLYASAMPNETFGVSVIEAQASGLPVVGVNGGAMPERVLPGMGLLGPIADVAAMAANIQSVLASDHRAMGERGRAYVAGEYSWPHSMEKLFGTIIPHALARAATRQLPDVATAGSLVEV from the coding sequence GTGAACGCCGATTTTCCACCCCCTGCCGCCGACCGGCCGCTGCTGCTGTGTGACCTGACACAAAGCTGGTCGGCGGTCGGCGGCGGGGTCGGCACCTATCTCCGGGCCAAGCGCGCGCACATTGTCGCCAACACGCCTCATACTCACCTGATGATCCTCCCTGCGGCTTCCGACGCGATCGAGGAAAGCGACGGCGGCCGCGCGATCACCGTCTGGCTGAAAAGCCCGAGCGTCCCGTTCAGTCCGAACTACCGGCTGCTCCTGCGCAACGGCGCGGTACGCAAGGCACTCGCCAGCTACCGTCCCGACGTGATCGAGTGTCAGGATGCGTATAATCTGCCGTGGGCCGCGACCGCGCACCGCAAGGCACACCCGGGGACCGCGCTGGTCGCCGGCTACATGACCGACTTTCCCAACGTCTATGCCGAGCGACCCATTTCCAAGGCGCTCGGCAGCACGATCGGCCGCGCCGCGGGCAAGCTGTGCTACGATTATTGCGGCAAGCTCTATCGCCAGTTCGACTGCGTCTACGCCCTGTCCGAGGCTGGCGGCGGCCACCTGCTGCGCTCGCTCGGCGTCGAGGATGTCCAGATCCTGCCATTGGGCGTCGATCTCGCCGACTTCGGCCCAGACCGCCGCGATCCCGAACTTCGCCGCTCGCTCGGCCTGTCCGACGATCAGCCCCTGCTGATTTACGTCGGGCGAATGGACATCGAGAAACGTCCCGACATCATTGTCGAGGCGTTTCGCACCCTGCCGGAAAGCGTCGGCGCCCGGATCGTGCTGCTCGGCCAAGGACCTCAGAAGGAAGAGTTCGAAGCGCTCGGCGACCCGCGCATCATCACCCCGGGCTTCGTCACCGACCGCGCCACGCTCGCGCGCTACCTCGCCAGCGCCGACCTCTACGCCTCGGCCATGCCCAACGAGACCTTCGGCGTCTCCGTGATCGAGGCCCAGGCCTCGGGCCTGCCGGTGGTCGGCGTGAACGGCGGGGCGATGCCTGAGCGTGTGCTTCCCGGCATGGGCCTGCTCGGACCGATCGCCGACGTCGCCGCGATGGCCGCCAACATCCAGTCCGTCCTCGCTTCCGATCACCGCGCGATGGGCGAGCGCGGCCGGGCCTATGTCGCGGGTGAATACAGCTGGCCGCACAGCATGGAAAAGCTGTTCGGGACGATCATCCCCCACGCCCTCGCCCGCGCCGCCACCCGGCAATTGCCGGATGTCGCCACTGCCGGATCGCTGGTCGAAGTCTGA
- the grxD gene encoding Grx4 family monothiol glutaredoxin has protein sequence MSNANERIDALVKGNDVVLFMKGTALFPQCGFSSRAIAILEHLGTPYETVDVLQDQEIRQGIKEYSDWPTIPQLYVKGEFVGGSDIMMEMFESGELKTMVSADA, from the coding sequence ATGAGCAACGCCAACGAGCGCATCGACGCCCTGGTCAAGGGCAACGACGTCGTCCTCTTCATGAAGGGCACCGCGCTGTTCCCGCAATGCGGCTTCTCCAGCCGGGCGATCGCCATCCTCGAACATCTCGGCACGCCGTACGAGACGGTCGACGTCCTCCAGGATCAGGAAATCCGCCAGGGCATCAAGGAATATAGCGACTGGCCGACCATTCCCCAGCTCTACGTGAAGGGTGAGTTCGTCGGCGGATCGGACATCATGATGGAGATGTTCGAAAGCGGCGAGCTGAAGACGATGGTTTCGGCCGACGCGTGA
- a CDS encoding BolA family protein, with the protein MPMAADDIEALIRAALPDARIEIIDLRGDGDHYAATVTSAAFAGLPRVRQHQLVYRALGGRMGGELHALQLTTAAPQEQVI; encoded by the coding sequence ATGCCGATGGCCGCCGACGACATCGAAGCGCTGATCCGCGCCGCCCTCCCCGACGCCAGGATCGAGATTATCGACCTGCGCGGCGACGGCGACCATTATGCCGCCACCGTCACCAGCGCGGCCTTTGCCGGCCTGCCGCGGGTCCGCCAGCACCAACTCGTCTACCGCGCGCTGGGTGGCCGGATGGGAGGCGAACTCCACGCCCTCCAGCTGACCACCGCCGCCCCTCAGGAGCAAGTAATATGA
- a CDS encoding DUF1476 domain-containing protein has translation MTTFDDRERAFETKFAHDEEMKFRVIARRNKLLGHWAAGLMKLSAVEAEAYAKDVVRADFEEAGDEDVIRKILGDLTAANIEIDDAAIRQALADKTVDARRQLMEAQG, from the coding sequence ATGACCACCTTCGACGATCGCGAACGGGCCTTTGAAACCAAGTTCGCGCATGACGAGGAGATGAAGTTCCGGGTCATCGCTCGGCGCAACAAGCTCCTCGGACACTGGGCTGCCGGCCTGATGAAGCTGTCGGCGGTTGAAGCCGAAGCCTATGCCAAGGACGTCGTCCGCGCCGATTTCGAGGAAGCCGGCGACGAGGACGTCATCCGCAAGATCCTCGGCGACCTCACGGCGGCCAATATCGAGATCGACGACGCCGCCATCCGCCAGGCGCTGGCCGACAAGACCGTCGACGCCCGCCGCCAGCTGATGGAAGCGCAGGGCTGA